A genomic window from Pseudomonas cavernicola includes:
- the flhA gene encoding flagellar biosynthesis protein FlhA: protein MIGNVRSNLSGLRHGNLGIPLMLLVMLGMVMLPIPPFLLDVLFTFSIALSIVVLLVAIYALRPLDFAVFPTILLAATLLRLALNVASTRVVLLHGQDGHDAAGQVIQAFGEVVIGGNYVVGIVVFAILMIINFVVVTKGAGRISEVSARFTLDAMPGKQMAIDADLNAGLIEQAEAKRRRTEVAQEADFYGSMDGASKFVRGDAVAGLLILFINLIGGMAIGIFQHGLSFGDAGRIYTLLTIGDGLVAQIPSLLLSTAAAIMVTRVSSSEDMGEQVTRQMFASPRALAVAAAIMIAMGLVPGMPHFSFISLGLVAAGAAYWIANKQRQGKEDAVQEVQRQQELLPAQRAQEVKELGWDDVTPVDMVGLEVGYRLIPLVDRNQGGQLLARIKGVRKKLSQEMGFLMPSVHIRDNLDLQPNAYRLTLMGVSLAEAEVYPDRELAINPGQVFGPLNGVAAKDPAFGLEAVWIDPTQRDQAQSLGYTVVDASTVVATHLNQVLHKHAHELLGHEEVQQLMQLLAKSSPRLAEELVPGMVSLSTLLKVLQALLQEQVPVRDIRSIAEAISNVAPKSQDPAAMVGAVRVALARSIVQSIVGLESELPVITLEPRLEQILLNSLQKAGQGSEDGILLEPSMAEKLQRSLVDAAQRQEMLGKPAILLVAGPVRAMLSRFARLAVPNMHVLAYQEIPDNKQVTIVATVGQN, encoded by the coding sequence ATGATTGGCAACGTGCGCAGTAACCTCTCCGGTCTGCGCCACGGCAATCTGGGCATACCGCTGATGTTGCTGGTCATGCTCGGCATGGTGATGTTGCCGATCCCGCCATTCCTGCTCGACGTGCTGTTCACCTTCAGCATCGCACTGTCCATCGTCGTCCTATTGGTCGCCATTTATGCCCTGCGCCCGTTGGACTTCGCGGTTTTCCCGACCATTTTGCTGGCTGCGACCTTGCTGCGTTTGGCCCTGAACGTGGCGTCGACGCGGGTGGTTCTGCTGCATGGCCAAGACGGCCATGATGCGGCGGGGCAGGTGATTCAAGCCTTCGGCGAGGTGGTGATCGGCGGCAACTACGTGGTCGGTATCGTGGTGTTCGCGATCCTGATGATCATCAATTTCGTGGTGGTGACCAAAGGCGCCGGACGGATTTCCGAGGTGAGTGCGCGGTTTACCTTGGATGCCATGCCAGGCAAGCAAATGGCGATCGATGCCGACCTGAATGCAGGCTTGATCGAGCAGGCGGAGGCTAAGAGACGCCGTACCGAAGTGGCCCAGGAGGCTGACTTCTACGGCTCGATGGACGGTGCCAGTAAGTTCGTCCGCGGCGATGCGGTCGCCGGTTTGCTGATTCTCTTCATCAACTTGATCGGCGGCATGGCGATTGGCATTTTCCAGCATGGCCTGAGCTTTGGCGATGCCGGGCGGATTTATACCCTGCTGACCATCGGTGATGGTTTGGTGGCGCAGATTCCTTCGCTGTTGCTCTCCACTGCGGCGGCGATCATGGTCACCCGGGTCTCCAGCTCGGAAGACATGGGCGAGCAAGTCACTCGGCAAATGTTTGCCTCGCCCCGGGCGTTGGCGGTAGCGGCGGCGATCATGATCGCCATGGGCCTGGTGCCCGGCATGCCGCATTTTTCCTTTATCAGTCTCGGCCTGGTGGCGGCTGGTGCGGCTTACTGGATTGCCAACAAACAACGCCAAGGCAAAGAAGACGCGGTGCAGGAAGTCCAACGCCAACAGGAGCTGCTTCCCGCGCAGCGTGCCCAGGAAGTCAAGGAACTCGGCTGGGACGACGTGACGCCGGTGGACATGGTCGGCCTGGAAGTGGGCTACCGGTTGATTCCGCTGGTCGATCGCAACCAGGGAGGTCAGTTGTTGGCGCGGATCAAGGGGGTGCGCAAGAAGCTCTCGCAAGAGATGGGCTTCCTGATGCCCTCGGTGCATATCCGCGACAACCTGGACCTGCAACCGAACGCCTACCGGTTGACCTTGATGGGCGTCAGCCTGGCCGAGGCCGAGGTCTATCCAGACCGCGAGCTGGCAATCAATCCTGGTCAGGTATTCGGCCCCCTGAATGGCGTCGCCGCCAAAGATCCGGCGTTCGGCCTGGAGGCGGTGTGGATCGACCCGACCCAGCGCGATCAGGCACAGTCCCTCGGTTACACCGTGGTCGACGCCAGCACTGTGGTCGCTACTCATCTCAACCAAGTGCTACACAAGCATGCTCATGAACTGCTTGGGCATGAGGAAGTGCAGCAGTTGATGCAATTGCTGGCGAAAAGCTCGCCGAGGTTGGCGGAAGAGTTGGTGCCAGGCATGGTCTCGCTGTCGACCCTGCTCAAAGTGCTGCAAGCGTTGTTGCAGGAACAGGTGCCGGTACGCGACATCCGTTCCATTGCCGAAGCCATCTCCAACGTCGCGCCGAAGAGTCAAGATCCCGCCGCGATGGTGGGCGCGGTGCGGGTGGCGTTGGCCCGCTCAATCGTGCAAAGCATTGTGGGACTAGAGTCGGAGCTGCCTGTGATCACCCTTGAGCCAAGGTTGGAACAGATATTGCTCAATAGCCTACAGAAGGCCGGGCAGGGCTCCGAGGATGGCATCCTCCTCGAACCCAGCATGGCCGAGAAGCTGCAGCGTTCCCTGGTGGATGCGGCGCAGCGCCAGGAAATGCTCGGCAAGCCAGCGATTCTGCTGGTGGCCGGTCCGGTTCGGGCGATGCTCTCGCGGTTTGCACGGCTGGCAGTGCCGAATATGCACGTGTTGGCCTACCAGGAAATTCCAGACAATAAGCAGGTCACCATCGTTGCGACGGTGGGTCAGAACTGA
- the flhB gene encoding flagellar biosynthesis protein FlhB encodes MAESESGADKSEEPTDKRRRESREKGQVARSRELNTLVIMLAGVGGLLAYGGSMGDSLLKIMRANFALPREALLDDRSMGLWFMSSLQTALEALLPLFVILLVASILGPIALGGWLFSAQALQPKFSRMNPWEGLKRMFSAKALLELLKALAKFTIILLVALVVLSSDQDDLLAMAHEPLEMAILHSAQVVGWSALWMACGLILIAAVDVPFQLWDNRQKLMMTKQEVRDEYKDSEGKPEVKQRIRQMQREMAERRMMAAVPQADVVITNPTHFAVALKYDPKKGNAPVLLAKGGDFLALKIREIAQQHQVMVLESPGLARAVYHSTELDHEIPAGLYLAVAQVLAYVYQLRQFQAGKGKRPGPLPDLPIPPDLRRDE; translated from the coding sequence ATGGCCGAGAGCGAAAGCGGTGCGGACAAGAGTGAAGAACCCACAGACAAACGACGCCGTGAGTCGCGGGAGAAGGGTCAGGTCGCCCGTTCCCGCGAGCTGAATACGCTGGTCATCATGCTGGCTGGGGTCGGCGGTCTGTTGGCGTATGGCGGCAGCATGGGGGATTCGCTGCTCAAGATCATGCGCGCCAATTTCGCCTTGCCGCGCGAAGCCTTGCTGGACGACCGCTCCATGGGCTTGTGGTTCATGTCTTCCCTACAAACCGCGCTGGAAGCGCTGTTGCCTTTGTTCGTGATCTTGTTGGTGGCTTCTATCCTCGGTCCGATTGCCCTCGGTGGCTGGCTGTTCTCGGCACAGGCGCTGCAGCCTAAATTCAGCCGGATGAACCCGTGGGAAGGCCTCAAGCGGATGTTCTCGGCCAAGGCGTTGCTGGAGCTGCTGAAAGCTTTGGCCAAGTTCACCATCATCCTGCTGGTGGCCCTGGTGGTGCTCTCGTCCGATCAGGACGATTTGCTGGCCATGGCTCACGAGCCGCTGGAGATGGCCATCCTGCACAGTGCTCAGGTGGTGGGTTGGAGTGCTTTGTGGATGGCCTGTGGGCTGATCTTGATCGCCGCGGTGGATGTGCCTTTTCAGCTCTGGGATAACCGCCAGAAGCTGATGATGACCAAGCAGGAAGTGCGCGACGAATATAAGGACAGCGAGGGCAAGCCCGAGGTCAAACAGCGTATTCGGCAGATGCAACGGGAGATGGCCGAGCGGCGAATGATGGCGGCCGTACCGCAGGCGGACGTGGTGATTACCAACCCGACGCACTTCGCCGTAGCGCTCAAGTATGACCCGAAGAAAGGCAACGCCCCGGTCTTGCTGGCCAAGGGCGGTGATTTCCTGGCGCTGAAGATTCGCGAGATCGCCCAGCAGCATCAAGTCATGGTGCTCGAATCGCCAGGGTTGGCGCGGGCGGTGTACCACTCCACAGAGTTGGATCATGAAATTCCGGCCGGCCTCTACTTGGCGGTGGCTCAGGTGCTGGCTTACGTCTACCAGCTCAGGCAGTTCCAGGCAGGCAAAGGTAAGCGCCCTGGGCCGTTGCCAGATCTGCCGATCCCGCCGGATTTGCGCCGCGACGAGTAA
- the fliR gene encoding flagellar biosynthetic protein FliR, translating into MLELSDAQIGGWVGSFLLPLFRIAALLMTMPIIGTQLVPVRVRLYLSLAICVVLMPTLPPMPEVDAINLRSFMLIAQEVLIGAMLGFTLQLFFHAFVIAGQIVTTQMGLGFASTLDPTNGVSVAVIGQFYLMLVTLLFLAMNGHLVVFEVLAESFVTLPVGTGLLVEHYWELAGRLGWVLGAGLLLVLPAITALLVVNLAFGVMTRAAPQLNIFAIGFPLTLVLGLIIVWIGMADILVQYQMLATEALQLLRELAQAS; encoded by the coding sequence ATGCTTGAGCTGAGCGACGCGCAGATCGGCGGTTGGGTCGGCAGTTTCCTTCTGCCGCTGTTTCGCATCGCCGCACTGCTAATGACCATGCCGATCATTGGTACCCAGCTGGTGCCGGTGCGCGTGCGGTTGTATTTATCCTTGGCTATCTGTGTGGTGTTGATGCCGACGCTGCCGCCGATGCCTGAGGTTGATGCGATCAATCTGCGCTCCTTCATGTTGATCGCGCAGGAAGTGCTGATCGGCGCCATGCTGGGTTTTACCTTGCAGCTGTTTTTCCATGCCTTCGTGATTGCCGGGCAGATTGTCACCACGCAGATGGGCTTAGGTTTTGCCTCCACGCTCGACCCTACCAACGGTGTTTCGGTGGCGGTGATCGGTCAGTTCTATCTGATGCTGGTGACCTTGCTGTTTCTCGCCATGAACGGCCACCTGGTGGTATTCGAGGTGCTGGCCGAGAGCTTCGTGACCCTGCCGGTGGGCACTGGCCTGCTGGTCGAGCATTACTGGGAATTGGCCGGCCGGCTTGGCTGGGTGCTCGGTGCCGGTTTGTTATTGGTGCTGCCGGCGATCACGGCGCTGCTGGTGGTCAACCTGGCTTTCGGCGTGATGACCCGTGCGGCGCCGCAGTTGAACATCTTCGCCATTGGTTTTCCGCTGACCTTGGTGCTGGGTTTGATCATCGTCTGGATCGGCATGGCCGATATTCTCGTTCAGTACCAGATGTTGGCCACTGAGGCTCTGCAACTGTTGCGCGAATTGGCGCAGGCGTCTTAG
- the fliQ gene encoding flagellar biosynthesis protein FliQ → MTPEVAVDLFREALWLTAMMVAVLVVPSLIVGLIVAMFQAATQINEQTLSFLPRLLVMLVTLIWAGPWLIREFMEYIQNLYTNIPLLIG, encoded by the coding sequence ATGACCCCCGAAGTTGCCGTAGACCTGTTTCGCGAAGCGCTATGGCTCACGGCCATGATGGTTGCAGTATTGGTCGTACCGAGCCTGATTGTCGGCCTGATCGTCGCCATGTTTCAGGCGGCCACGCAGATTAACGAGCAAACCCTGAGTTTCTTGCCGCGCTTGCTGGTGATGCTGGTGACCCTGATCTGGGCTGGCCCGTGGCTGATCCGTGAGTTCATGGAGTACATCCAGAATCTCTATACCAATATCCCGCTGTTGATCGGTTAG
- the fliP gene encoding flagellar type III secretion system pore protein FliP (The bacterial flagellar biogenesis protein FliP forms a type III secretion system (T3SS)-type pore required for flagellar assembly.), whose product MSSLRILLALLFALAAPLAFAADDPLSISAITMSTNAAGQQEYSVSLQILLIMTALSFIPAFVMLMTSFTRIIIVFSILRQALGLQQTPSNQILIGLALFLTLFIMAPVFDQINRDALQPYINEQLPAQEAISKAEVPIKNFMLAQTRSSDLELFVRLSKRTDIASPELAPLTLLVPAFVTSELKTAFQIGFMIFIPFLIIDLVVASILMAMGMMMLSPLIISLPFKIMLFVLIDGWALIIGTLAGSFGGV is encoded by the coding sequence ATGAGTTCGTTGCGCATTTTGCTGGCACTGTTGTTTGCGCTGGCCGCGCCCTTGGCATTCGCTGCCGATGATCCACTGTCGATTTCCGCGATTACGATGTCGACCAATGCCGCAGGGCAGCAGGAGTATTCGGTAAGCCTGCAAATCCTGCTGATCATGACGGCGCTGAGCTTTATTCCAGCCTTCGTCATGCTGATGACCAGTTTCACCCGGATCATCATCGTCTTCTCCATCCTGCGTCAGGCTCTGGGCCTACAGCAGACGCCATCGAACCAGATACTCATTGGTCTGGCGCTGTTCTTGACTCTGTTCATCATGGCGCCGGTGTTCGACCAGATTAATCGCGATGCTTTGCAGCCCTATATAAATGAGCAGTTGCCCGCTCAGGAGGCGATCAGCAAAGCCGAAGTGCCGATCAAGAACTTCATGCTGGCGCAGACCCGCTCATCCGATCTTGAACTCTTCGTGCGCCTCTCCAAACGCACCGATATCGCTAGCCCGGAACTGGCGCCGCTGACCCTTCTGGTTCCGGCGTTCGTCACCTCGGAGCTGAAGACCGCGTTCCAGATCGGCTTCATGATCTTTATCCCGTTTCTGATCATCGACCTGGTGGTGGCCAGTATCCTGATGGCGATGGGCATGATGATGCTGTCGCCGCTGATCATTTCGCTGCCGTTCAAGATCATGCTGTTCGTCTTGATCGACGGTTGGGCATTGATCATCGGCACCTTGGCCGGCAGTTTCGGTGGTGTGTAG
- the fliO gene encoding flagellar biosynthetic protein FliO: MHTLHKFLGVILSMPLSALAAEPATQAVTPLANSGIGGQLVQLLLGLLLVIGLIFLLAWLMRRVQQIGPRGGRVIKLVASQALSPRDRLVLVQVGDEQILLGLSAGRITPLHVLKEPVHLPDGESATPEFAQRLMELLGKDQKDKS, encoded by the coding sequence ATGCACACATTGCACAAATTCCTTGGCGTTATCTTGAGCATGCCGCTCAGCGCGTTGGCCGCCGAGCCTGCGACGCAGGCGGTAACGCCGCTGGCCAACAGCGGCATCGGTGGGCAGTTGGTGCAACTGTTGCTGGGGCTGCTGCTGGTGATCGGGCTGATTTTCCTGCTTGCCTGGCTGATGCGCCGGGTGCAGCAGATTGGTCCACGTGGTGGCCGGGTCATCAAGCTGGTTGCCAGCCAAGCCCTGAGCCCGCGTGATCGCTTGGTGCTGGTGCAGGTGGGCGATGAGCAGATTTTGCTCGGGCTCAGCGCCGGGCGGATTACCCCTCTGCACGTACTCAAGGAGCCGGTGCATCTGCCGGACGGCGAGTCCGCTACGCCGGAGTTCGCCCAGCGTCTGATGGAGCTGTTGGGTAAGGATCAGAAGGACAAGTCTTGA
- the fliN gene encoding flagellar motor switch protein FliN — MADDTHTTPEEQALADEWAAALSEAGDASQDDIDAMLAQSGAVAEPSTPRAPMEEFGSVPKSNVPVSLDGPNLDVILDIPVSISMEVGNTEITIRNLLQLNQGSVIELDRLAGEPLDVLVNGTLIAHGEVVVVNEKFGIRLTDVISPSERIKKLR; from the coding sequence ATGGCAGACGACACACATACCACCCCAGAGGAGCAGGCCCTGGCCGATGAGTGGGCGGCGGCACTCTCCGAGGCTGGCGATGCTAGTCAGGACGATATTGATGCGATGCTGGCCCAGAGTGGCGCTGTGGCTGAGCCTTCGACGCCCCGTGCACCGATGGAAGAGTTCGGCAGCGTACCGAAATCCAATGTGCCGGTCAGCCTGGATGGACCGAACCTGGATGTGATTCTCGATATCCCGGTGTCGATTTCCATGGAGGTCGGTAACACCGAAATCACTATCCGTAACCTGCTGCAGCTCAATCAGGGTTCGGTGATCGAACTCGACCGCTTGGCTGGCGAGCCCTTGGATGTCTTGGTTAACGGCACCCTGATCGCCCATGGCGAAGTGGTGGTGGTCAACGAGAAGTTCGGTATCCGCCTGACCGATGTGATCAGCCCGAGCGAACGTATTAAGAAGCTGCGCTGA
- the fliM gene encoding flagellar motor switch protein FliM, which yields MAVQDLLSQDEIDALLHGVDDGMVETEDAAVPGSVKSYDLSSQDRIVRGRMPTLEMINERFARYTRISMFNLLRRSADVAVGGVQVMKFGEYVHSLYVPTSLNLVKMKPLRGTGLFILDAKLVFKLVDNFFGGDGRHAKIEGREFTPTELRVVRMVLDQAFIDLKEAWHAVMDVNFEYMNSEVNPALANIVSPSEVVVVSTFHIELDGGGGDLHITMPYSMIEPIRDMLDAGFQSDVDDQDERWVKALREDILDVSVPLGATIARRQLRLRDILHMQPGDVIPVEMAENVVMRASGVPAFKVKLGAHKGNLAFQVLEPIER from the coding sequence ATGGCCGTCCAAGACCTGTTGTCCCAGGATGAGATCGATGCCCTCTTACACGGTGTCGATGACGGAATGGTCGAGACCGAAGACGCGGCTGTGCCGGGCAGCGTCAAAAGTTATGACCTGTCCAGCCAGGATCGCATCGTCCGCGGGCGCATGCCGACCCTGGAAATGATCAACGAGCGTTTCGCCCGTTATACCCGTATCAGCATGTTCAACCTGCTGCGTCGTTCGGCAGACGTGGCGGTCGGCGGCGTGCAGGTGATGAAGTTTGGTGAGTACGTGCATTCGCTGTATGTGCCGACCAGCCTCAACCTGGTGAAGATGAAGCCGCTGCGTGGCACCGGCCTGTTCATCCTGGATGCCAAGTTGGTGTTCAAGCTGGTGGACAACTTCTTTGGCGGCGACGGTCGGCACGCCAAGATCGAAGGTCGCGAGTTCACCCCGACTGAGCTGCGCGTCGTGCGCATGGTCCTGGATCAGGCCTTTATCGACCTGAAGGAAGCCTGGCACGCGGTGATGGACGTCAATTTCGAATACATGAACTCAGAAGTGAATCCGGCGCTGGCCAATATCGTCAGCCCCAGTGAAGTGGTGGTGGTTTCGACTTTCCATATCGAACTGGACGGCGGTGGCGGCGACCTGCATATCACCATGCCCTATTCGATGATCGAACCGATCCGCGACATGCTCGATGCCGGCTTCCAGTCGGATGTCGATGATCAGGACGAGCGTTGGGTAAAAGCCCTGCGCGAAGACATTCTCGACGTCAGCGTGCCGCTCGGTGCCACCATTGCCCGCCGCCAACTGCGTCTGCGGGATATTTTGCATATGCAGCCGGGGGATGTGATTCCGGTGGAGATGGCAGAAAACGTGGTGATGCGCGCCAGCGGTGTGCCGGCCTTCAAGGTCAAGCTGGGCGCGCACAAGGGCAACCTGGCTTTTCAAGTGTTAGAACCGATCGAACGGTAA
- the fliL gene encoding flagellar basal body-associated protein FliL: MAKKDIEKTLPDAAAPAAGKGKHKLIILIVLVLLLAISLSVGGTWFFLSKGDQDEAKPETVSGGQAAPVKQAAIYEMLTPAFIVNFNYKGRQRYMQVSIALMARDQALLDALKVHMPVLRNNLVMLFSGQDFDSLATPVGKEMLRQLATASVQELAQKETGNVAIEQVLFTNFVLQ; this comes from the coding sequence ATGGCTAAGAAAGACATCGAGAAAACCCTGCCAGATGCTGCAGCCCCAGCGGCTGGCAAAGGCAAACACAAGCTGATCATCCTGATAGTTCTCGTGCTGTTGCTGGCAATCAGTTTGTCGGTGGGGGGCACTTGGTTCTTCCTCAGCAAAGGCGACCAGGATGAGGCGAAACCTGAGACGGTCAGTGGCGGGCAGGCTGCGCCAGTAAAGCAAGCAGCCATCTACGAAATGCTTACACCGGCTTTCATCGTTAACTTCAACTACAAAGGGCGGCAGCGGTATATGCAGGTCAGTATCGCGCTGATGGCCCGTGACCAAGCCCTGTTGGATGCGTTGAAAGTCCACATGCCGGTATTGCGGAATAACTTGGTGATGCTGTTCTCCGGTCAAGATTTCGACTCGTTGGCCACCCCGGTAGGCAAGGAAATGCTCCGTCAACTGGCGACCGCCAGCGTGCAAGAGCTTGCGCAGAAGGAGACGGGGAACGTGGCCATCGAACAAGTGCTCTTCACTAACTTCGTCTTACAGTAG
- a CDS encoding flagellar hook-length control protein FliK yields the protein MSVAPDLLLKSAPEVKPKASAAKAPAKPAEPSKSGAASFAQVYAKERQAKSAERSDASAKPNCDKTSEPDREEDPGAVATAGEPVLAESGNPLPTDPAQLDPALDPLLLMVMAGQQPATEVEVAVNAEAEAGGEGELGLPTVLSSLASSGHASMTEASHDPELDALNELPAVKMALELGAKAQAAAQQQAAPNATATQTALSAGQNFANALAAFADPTVLNGEAKAETELPLSELATEGLDALKESPSDARADNFASKLGALSQSVAQPATQSQRAALIPGQPVPMQQGGWSEAVVDRVMWLSSQNLKSAEIQLDPAELGRLEVRINLHQDQAQVTFASPNAGVRDALEGQMHRLRELFAQQGMNMLDVNVSDQSLNRGWQGQGGDAQSRGGAGRDRLSSADDDAPLPASEVRSTMLTHGRGLVDYYA from the coding sequence ATGTCCGTTGCCCCCGATCTGCTTCTCAAGTCTGCACCCGAGGTAAAGCCCAAAGCGTCTGCGGCGAAAGCCCCGGCGAAACCGGCCGAGCCCAGCAAGAGTGGGGCTGCCAGCTTCGCTCAGGTGTATGCCAAGGAGCGTCAGGCAAAGTCCGCCGAGCGTAGCGACGCGTCGGCTAAACCCAACTGCGACAAAACCAGCGAGCCGGATCGCGAAGAAGATCCCGGCGCTGTGGCAACCGCTGGCGAACCAGTGCTTGCCGAAAGCGGCAATCCCTTGCCGACCGATCCGGCACAGCTCGACCCGGCCCTAGATCCATTGCTGTTGATGGTGATGGCCGGTCAACAGCCCGCCACGGAGGTGGAGGTTGCCGTCAACGCCGAAGCCGAAGCTGGGGGCGAGGGTGAACTCGGGTTGCCGACTGTACTAAGTAGCCTCGCGAGTTCGGGGCATGCGAGCATGACCGAGGCGAGTCATGATCCCGAGTTGGACGCGCTGAATGAGCTGCCAGCCGTGAAGATGGCGCTCGAACTCGGGGCCAAGGCGCAGGCCGCGGCGCAGCAACAGGCCGCGCCGAATGCTACGGCAACGCAAACGGCGCTGAGCGCTGGACAGAATTTCGCCAATGCTCTGGCGGCTTTCGCCGATCCGACAGTGCTGAATGGCGAGGCTAAGGCCGAGACAGAGCTGCCGCTCAGCGAACTGGCAACTGAAGGTCTGGACGCTCTGAAAGAAAGCCCGAGCGATGCCCGTGCGGATAACTTCGCCAGCAAACTCGGTGCCCTGAGCCAGTCAGTTGCTCAGCCGGCCACGCAGAGTCAGCGGGCGGCCTTGATCCCCGGCCAGCCGGTGCCGATGCAGCAAGGTGGTTGGAGCGAGGCCGTGGTGGATCGGGTGATGTGGCTGTCCAGCCAGAACCTCAAATCCGCTGAGATTCAGCTTGATCCGGCTGAGCTGGGGCGTCTGGAGGTGCGGATCAATCTGCATCAGGACCAGGCGCAGGTCACCTTCGCCAGCCCTAACGCGGGAGTGCGCGATGCCTTGGAAGGGCAGATGCACCGCTTGCGTGAGTTGTTCGCGCAACAGGGCATGAACATGCTCGATGTCAACGTATCCGACCAGTCGCTGAACCGTGGTTGGCAAGGGCAGGGCGGCGATGCTCAGAGCCGCGGCGGTGCCGGTCGCGATCGGCTGAGCAGTGCTGACGATGATGCGCCGCTACCTGCGAGCGAGGTGCGCAGCACGATGCTGACCCACGGTCGCGGGTTGGTGGACTACTACGCCTGA